In the Salinirubrum litoreum genome, one interval contains:
- a CDS encoding amphi-Trp domain-containing protein has product MPEEVLFETETKQTRAEVADYLRQVADKLDAGDPVTLAAGGQSTTLDVPERPTFEVKVERETSKGGGNPELSIEFELEWPEGGGGDETLSVE; this is encoded by the coding sequence ATGCCAGAAGAAGTGCTGTTCGAGACCGAGACCAAACAGACCAGAGCCGAAGTCGCGGACTACCTCCGACAGGTCGCCGACAAACTCGACGCGGGCGACCCGGTGACACTCGCTGCGGGCGGCCAGTCGACGACCCTCGACGTCCCCGAGCGGCCGACCTTCGAGGTCAAGGTCGAACGCGAGACCTCGAAAGGCGGCGGGAATCCGGAGCTGAGCATCGAGTTCGAACTGGAGTGGCCCGAAGGCGGTGGCGGCGACGAGACACTGTCTGTCGAGTGA
- a CDS encoding helix-turn-helix transcriptional regulator, giving the protein MYDLTGFQRDLLYVIAGLEEPHGLAIKEELEEYYEKEIHHGRLYPNLDTLVDKGLVEKGQRDRRTNYYTLTRRGRREIEARDDWESKYVAA; this is encoded by the coding sequence ATGTACGACTTGACAGGCTTCCAGCGCGATCTGCTGTACGTCATCGCAGGACTGGAAGAGCCCCACGGACTGGCCATCAAAGAAGAACTCGAAGAGTACTACGAGAAGGAGATCCACCACGGCCGCCTCTACCCGAACCTCGACACGCTCGTCGACAAAGGGCTGGTCGAGAAGGGCCAGCGCGACCGCCGCACCAACTACTACACGCTGACCCGGCGCGGTCGGCGTGAGATCGAAGCGCGGGACGACTGGGAGTCGAAGTACGTCGCGGCGTAG
- a CDS encoding AI-2E family transporter, giving the protein MALLDMDRSRLAWWALGLGLVGALGFVLYSFVGTFVFGVFIYYATRPIHRRLKRRLRPPSLAAAVSLFALALPALLLMLYALAVGLQQIRPYLNGGEGGTTVAALQPYLNATGTVSGPDELFQTVRESGPDALVSQQTVETLLNSLGQIGDSISFVGIGAIHLFVMLALAFYLLRDDYKLARWVRGRFGDDTGVLEAYLRAVDRDFNNIFFGNILNAVLTGTIGVIAYSLLNTVAPQGVAIPAAALVGLLAGVASLIPVVGMKLVYVPVAAYMGLVAILGGQQEALWFVAVFAGVSFVIVDTIPDLVLRPYVSGRSLHVGAVMIAYTFGPLLFGWYGIFLAPMLLVLVVHFARIVLPELIAGTPIQPYAVDPTHMIEGTEPHADVDGVAADGEGTGDAENSVSDGERGAETGDMEWIDEPTATDTDDAPDR; this is encoded by the coding sequence ATGGCCCTCCTCGACATGGACCGGTCGCGCCTCGCGTGGTGGGCGCTGGGACTCGGGCTGGTGGGCGCGTTGGGGTTCGTCCTCTACTCGTTCGTCGGCACGTTCGTCTTCGGCGTCTTCATCTACTACGCGACCCGGCCGATCCACCGCCGACTCAAGCGTCGGCTCCGCCCGCCCAGCCTCGCGGCCGCCGTCTCGTTGTTCGCGCTCGCACTCCCCGCCCTGCTGTTGATGCTGTACGCGCTGGCCGTCGGCCTCCAGCAGATCAGACCGTATCTGAACGGGGGTGAGGGCGGGACGACCGTCGCCGCACTCCAGCCGTACCTCAACGCGACCGGGACGGTCTCCGGTCCCGACGAACTGTTCCAGACCGTCCGGGAGTCCGGGCCGGACGCGCTGGTGAGCCAGCAGACGGTCGAGACGCTCCTCAACTCACTCGGGCAGATCGGCGACTCGATCAGCTTCGTCGGCATCGGTGCGATCCACCTGTTCGTGATGCTCGCGCTCGCGTTCTACCTCCTCCGGGACGACTACAAACTCGCCCGATGGGTCCGGGGCCGCTTCGGGGACGACACCGGCGTCCTCGAGGCGTACCTCCGCGCGGTGGACCGCGACTTCAACAACATCTTCTTCGGCAACATCCTCAACGCGGTGCTGACGGGGACGATCGGTGTCATCGCCTACTCACTGCTGAACACCGTCGCGCCACAGGGTGTCGCCATCCCGGCGGCCGCGCTGGTCGGCCTGCTCGCGGGTGTCGCCAGCCTCATCCCGGTCGTCGGGATGAAACTCGTCTACGTCCCGGTCGCGGCGTACATGGGTCTCGTGGCTATCCTCGGCGGTCAGCAGGAGGCGCTGTGGTTCGTCGCCGTCTTCGCCGGGGTGTCGTTCGTGATCGTCGACACGATTCCGGACTTGGTGCTCAGGCCCTACGTCTCCGGCCGGAGTCTCCACGTCGGCGCGGTGATGATCGCCTACACGTTCGGCCCACTACTGTTCGGGTGGTACGGGATCTTCCTCGCGCCGATGTTGCTCGTCCTGGTCGTCCACTTCGCGCGCATCGTCCTGCCGGAACTGATCGCCGGGACGCCGATCCAACCCTACGCGGTCGACCCGACGCACATGATCGAAGGCACCGAACCGCACGCAGACGTGGACGGTGTGGCAGCAGACGGTGAGGGGACGGGCGACGCCGAGAACAGCGTGAGCGACGGCGAGAGAGGAGCGGAGACGGGAGACATGGAGTGGATCGACGAGCCGACAGCTACCGACACGGACGACGCACCCGATCGTTGA
- the ileS gene encoding isoleucine--tRNA ligase, giving the protein MDDVDDQYSPEDVESSVEAYWDDNEAYDATEEAHADDPAFFFVDGPPYTSGQMHLGTAWNKTLKDAIIRYKRMEGHRVTDRPGYDMHGLPIEVKVEEELGFDSKKDIEEHGMEAFIDECKDFAERNRVKMDDDFQSIGVWMDWDDPYKTISPEYMEATWWAFQQVHENGLVEQGKRAINQCPRCETAIADNEVEYHEIESPSIYVKFPLRDREGSLVIWTTTPWTVPANTFVAVDGEMTYQAVRAEKDGDSEVLYLAEPCVEDVLKEGRYEDYEVLEEFTGEDLVGWEYDHPLADEVPDYADFEGAGQVYTGDYVEADRTGLVHSAPGHGQEDFERGTELGLDVFSPVRGDGTFTAEAGTYEGQFVRDANDDIIADLDANGYLLASGTHHHRYGQCWRCDTDIVFLATDQWFITVTDIKDELLDNIGDSEWHPQWARDNRFRNFVEDAPDWNVSRQRYWGIPLPIWVPADETGPFSDDEILVVGTREELAERADQDVDPDELDLHRPSVDPLTITEDGTTYERVPDVFDVWIDSSVATWGTLNHPSAGADSEFDDLWPADLIVEAHDQTRGWFWSQLGMGTAALGEVPYDEVLMHGFANDKDGRKMSKSLGNIVTPHEAIERAGRDPLRAYLLSHDQQGVDLSFEWDGLSDVQQTLNIFWNVFRFPVPYMRLDDYDPSEADLSDGDLSVVDEWVLSRLQTVEQEMSDAWDDYEVHEALNTLLDFVTEDVSRFYIKAIRHRMWEEEDSPSKRGAYATLSTVLGEVVRLLAPFTPYVAEEVYQHLDGSATTVHQLSWPEADADLRDPELERNVAVLRQVEEAAANARQQGGRKLRWPVPRVVVESEDPAVRESVEALADLLSERVNTREVQVTDRFGELVQVAEPEMSVIGPAFGADAQKVMAAVEGATRDELTEEGSIFVTVEGDEYELTDEMVGWRSEPPENVSSADFENGTVYVDTSLTDEIESEGYARDIVRRVQEMRKQLDLDVEAEIRTAVAVADDRVAGFVDEHREFIAEETRTAEWADDTADLATVEEWEVEGVAVTIGIERVAVDEQTAD; this is encoded by the coding sequence ATGGACGACGTGGACGACCAGTACAGCCCCGAGGACGTGGAGTCCTCGGTCGAGGCGTACTGGGACGACAACGAGGCCTACGACGCGACGGAGGAGGCACACGCCGACGACCCGGCCTTCTTCTTCGTGGACGGGCCGCCGTACACCTCCGGACAGATGCACCTCGGGACGGCGTGGAACAAGACGCTGAAAGACGCCATCATCCGGTACAAGCGCATGGAAGGCCACCGGGTCACCGACCGACCGGGCTACGACATGCACGGCCTGCCCATCGAGGTGAAAGTCGAGGAGGAACTCGGCTTCGACTCGAAGAAGGACATCGAAGAACACGGGATGGAGGCGTTCATCGACGAGTGCAAGGACTTCGCGGAGCGCAACCGCGTCAAGATGGACGACGACTTCCAGTCCATCGGCGTCTGGATGGACTGGGACGACCCCTACAAGACCATCTCGCCGGAGTACATGGAGGCGACGTGGTGGGCGTTCCAGCAGGTCCACGAGAACGGTCTCGTGGAGCAGGGCAAACGCGCCATCAACCAGTGTCCGCGCTGTGAGACCGCCATCGCGGACAACGAGGTCGAGTACCACGAGATCGAGTCCCCGTCTATCTACGTGAAGTTCCCTCTGCGCGACCGCGAGGGGAGCCTCGTCATCTGGACGACGACCCCGTGGACCGTCCCGGCGAACACCTTCGTCGCGGTGGACGGCGAGATGACCTATCAGGCCGTCCGCGCGGAGAAGGACGGCGACTCGGAGGTCCTCTACCTCGCGGAACCGTGCGTCGAGGACGTCCTGAAGGAGGGTCGGTACGAGGACTACGAGGTCCTCGAGGAGTTCACCGGCGAGGACCTGGTGGGCTGGGAGTACGACCACCCACTCGCCGACGAGGTTCCCGACTACGCCGACTTCGAGGGTGCCGGACAGGTCTACACCGGCGACTACGTCGAAGCCGACCGAACTGGCCTGGTTCACTCTGCGCCCGGCCACGGGCAGGAGGACTTCGAGCGCGGGACCGAACTCGGGCTGGACGTGTTCTCGCCCGTGCGCGGCGACGGCACCTTCACCGCCGAGGCCGGCACGTACGAGGGTCAGTTCGTCCGGGACGCGAACGACGACATCATCGCCGATCTGGACGCGAACGGCTATCTGCTCGCCTCGGGCACCCACCACCACCGGTACGGGCAGTGCTGGCGGTGTGACACGGACATCGTCTTCCTCGCGACCGACCAGTGGTTCATCACGGTCACGGACATCAAAGACGAACTCCTCGACAACATCGGGGACAGCGAGTGGCACCCGCAGTGGGCCCGCGACAACCGATTCCGGAACTTCGTCGAGGACGCGCCGGACTGGAACGTCTCCCGCCAGCGCTACTGGGGCATCCCGCTCCCGATCTGGGTCCCGGCCGACGAGACCGGCCCGTTCTCCGACGACGAGATTCTGGTCGTCGGCACCCGCGAGGAACTCGCCGAGCGTGCCGATCAGGACGTCGACCCCGACGAACTGGACCTACACCGACCCTCGGTCGACCCGCTGACGATCACCGAAGACGGGACGACTTACGAGCGCGTGCCGGACGTGTTCGACGTGTGGATCGACTCCTCGGTGGCGACGTGGGGGACGCTGAATCACCCGTCTGCGGGCGCGGACAGCGAGTTCGACGACCTCTGGCCCGCCGATCTGATCGTCGAGGCGCACGACCAGACGCGCGGCTGGTTCTGGTCCCAGCTCGGGATGGGGACCGCCGCGCTGGGTGAGGTGCCCTACGACGAGGTGCTGATGCACGGCTTCGCCAACGACAAGGACGGCCGGAAGATGTCGAAGTCGCTCGGCAACATCGTCACACCTCACGAGGCCATCGAGCGTGCCGGTCGCGACCCGCTCCGGGCGTATCTGCTGAGCCACGACCAGCAGGGCGTCGACCTGTCGTTCGAGTGGGACGGCCTGAGCGACGTACAGCAGACGCTCAACATCTTCTGGAACGTCTTCCGGTTCCCGGTCCCGTACATGCGTCTCGACGACTACGATCCCAGCGAGGCCGACCTCTCGGACGGCGACCTGTCGGTCGTCGACGAGTGGGTCCTCTCGCGGCTCCAGACCGTCGAGCAGGAGATGAGCGACGCGTGGGACGACTACGAGGTCCACGAGGCGCTGAACACGCTCCTCGACTTCGTGACCGAGGACGTCTCCCGTTTCTACATCAAGGCCATCCGTCACCGGATGTGGGAGGAGGAAGACTCCCCGAGCAAGCGCGGCGCGTACGCCACGCTGTCGACCGTGCTGGGCGAGGTCGTGCGCCTGCTCGCGCCCTTCACGCCCTACGTCGCCGAGGAGGTGTACCAGCATCTCGATGGCTCGGCCACCACGGTCCACCAACTCTCGTGGCCCGAAGCCGACGCGGACCTGCGTGACCCCGAACTGGAACGGAACGTCGCCGTCCTCCGGCAGGTCGAGGAGGCGGCCGCGAACGCCCGCCAGCAGGGCGGCCGGAAGCTCCGGTGGCCCGTCCCGCGCGTCGTCGTGGAGAGCGAGGACCCAGCAGTCCGCGAGTCGGTCGAAGCACTCGCGGACCTCCTCTCGGAGCGCGTCAACACCCGCGAGGTGCAGGTGACCGACCGGTTCGGCGAACTCGTGCAGGTCGCCGAACCGGAGATGTCGGTCATCGGGCCGGCGTTCGGTGCGGACGCCCAGAAGGTGATGGCCGCAGTCGAGGGGGCGACCCGCGACGAACTCACCGAGGAGGGCTCCATCTTCGTGACGGTCGAGGGCGACGAGTACGAACTGACCGACGAGATGGTCGGCTGGCGCTCCGAACCGCCGGAGAACGTCTCCTCGGCCGACTTCGAGAACGGCACGGTGTACGTGGACACCTCGCTGACCGACGAGATCGAGTCGGAGGGGTACGCCCGCGACATCGTCCGCCGGGTGCAGGAGATGCGCAAGCAACTCGATCTCGACGTCGAAGCGGAGATCAGGACCGCCGTCGCGGTCGCCGACGACCGGGTCGCCGGCTTCGTCGACGAGCACCGCGAGTTCATCGCCGAGGAGACCCGGACCGCCGAGTGGGCCGACGACACCGCCGACCTCGCTACCGTCGAGGAGTGGGAGGTCGAAGGTGTCGCGGTGACAATCGGCATCGAACGGGTCGCGGTGGACGAACAGACCGCCGACTGA
- a CDS encoding ABC transporter permease, which produces MKLLDRLSRRFPATLMARRNLSRNSLRSGLAVLGIVIGVLAIASLGMFGATLQTGATSSLGEIGSEVIVSPAFSEGVQELSDRDVVNIERAAGGASVVPVKTRQSVLERGSDRSVVTVYGMESPGSLYEASGGRVPDQLREGAVVGAAVADRFGIRAGNSITLDGQTYRVKAVLVQQDGFSPVNPNNAVIVPPNDFEEDGFSQVVVNAETGEEANATAMAVRESLNRREQRVTVFELGAITESINQFFGILNAFLIGVGSISLVVAGVSILNVMLMSTIERREEIGVLRAVGVQKFDVVKVILVEAGLLGLAGGVVGAILSVGAGMVLNQVVLNDPLATFTATNALYVLLAMGFGLVTSVLSGLYPAWKAANERPVDALRK; this is translated from the coding sequence GTGAAGCTTCTCGATAGACTCTCCCGCCGGTTCCCGGCGACGCTGATGGCCCGGCGGAACCTCTCGCGGAACAGCCTCCGGTCCGGGTTGGCGGTGCTCGGCATCGTGATCGGCGTCCTCGCCATCGCCTCGCTGGGGATGTTCGGTGCGACCCTCCAGACCGGCGCGACTTCCTCGCTCGGCGAGATTGGGAGCGAAGTGATCGTCTCCCCCGCGTTCAGCGAGGGGGTGCAAGAACTGTCGGACCGGGACGTGGTGAACATCGAACGCGCGGCCGGTGGGGCGAGTGTCGTGCCGGTGAAGACGCGGCAGTCGGTGCTGGAACGCGGGAGTGACAGGAGCGTCGTGACGGTCTACGGGATGGAGTCACCCGGGTCGCTGTACGAGGCCTCGGGTGGGCGCGTGCCGGACCAACTGCGGGAGGGCGCAGTCGTCGGCGCGGCGGTCGCCGACCGGTTCGGCATCCGGGCCGGCAACAGCATCACACTGGACGGCCAGACGTACCGGGTGAAGGCCGTGCTGGTCCAGCAGGACGGCTTCTCGCCGGTGAACCCGAACAACGCCGTGATCGTCCCGCCGAACGACTTCGAGGAGGACGGCTTCTCGCAGGTGGTCGTGAACGCCGAGACGGGCGAGGAGGCGAACGCGACCGCGATGGCGGTCCGGGAGTCGCTGAACCGGCGGGAACAACGCGTGACCGTCTTCGAGTTGGGCGCGATCACGGAGTCGATCAACCAGTTCTTCGGCATCCTGAACGCCTTTCTCATCGGTGTCGGCTCCATCTCGCTGGTCGTCGCGGGCGTGAGCATCCTGAACGTGATGCTGATGAGCACCATCGAGCGCCGCGAGGAGATCGGCGTCCTCCGGGCGGTCGGCGTCCAGAAGTTCGACGTGGTGAAGGTGATCCTCGTCGAGGCGGGCCTGCTCGGACTCGCGGGCGGCGTCGTGGGTGCGATCCTCTCGGTCGGTGCCGGGATGGTCCTGAATCAGGTCGTGTTGAACGATCCGCTGGCGACGTTCACCGCGACGAACGCGCTGTACGTCCTGCTGGCGATGGGCTTCGGCCTCGTGACGAGCGTGCTCAGTGGGTTGTACCCGGCGTGGAAGGCGGCGAACGAGCGACCGGTGGATGCCCTTCGGAAGTGA
- a CDS encoding ABC transporter ATP-binding protein — MDTDDFADVDPVIELRGVRKRYDTGGEIVEALKGIDFVARPGEFVAIMGPSGSGKSTMLNVLGLLDAPTEGVVLLNGRDVTDLSDEEMTLERKRSIGFVFQNFYLIPTLTATENVEVPTLFDDDPTAHDRAIDLLSRVGLGDRLEHRPNQLSGGQKQRVAIARSLVNRPRILLADEPTGNLDRETGRTILEEFTRIKEEDDVAVIAVTHDSQVTKYADRTINLVDGLIRTEEDDYGT; from the coding sequence ATCGACACCGACGACTTCGCAGATGTCGACCCGGTGATCGAACTCCGAGGCGTCAGAAAACGGTACGACACCGGCGGCGAAATCGTCGAGGCGCTGAAGGGGATCGACTTCGTGGCCCGCCCCGGCGAGTTCGTCGCCATCATGGGTCCCTCCGGCAGTGGCAAGTCCACGATGCTGAACGTGCTCGGTCTCCTCGACGCACCGACCGAGGGCGTCGTGCTGTTGAACGGGCGTGACGTGACCGACCTCTCGGACGAGGAGATGACGCTGGAACGGAAACGCTCCATCGGCTTCGTCTTCCAGAACTTCTACCTCATCCCGACGCTCACGGCGACCGAGAACGTCGAAGTGCCGACGCTGTTCGACGACGACCCGACCGCCCACGACCGGGCCATCGACCTCCTCTCGCGGGTCGGACTGGGCGACCGACTCGAACACCGACCGAACCAGTTGTCCGGCGGCCAGAAACAGCGCGTCGCCATCGCGCGGTCGCTGGTGAACCGACCCCGCATCCTGCTGGCCGACGAACCGACCGGGAACCTCGACCGGGAGACCGGTCGTACGATCCTGGAGGAGTTCACCCGCATCAAGGAGGAGGACGACGTGGCCGTCATCGCGGTCACCCACGACTCGCAGGTGACGAAGTACGCCGACCGGACGATCAACCTCGTGGACGGGCTGATCCGGACGGAGGAGGACGACTACGGGACGTGA
- a CDS encoding DEAD/DEAH box helicase, producing the protein MHVRDLPLPDPVVAHYESAGIGDLYPPQAEAVDAGVCEGRNVVTAIPTASGKTFVAELAMLTAGGPALYIVPLRALAREKYESFAELPGVEVGISTGDFDSAGEGLADYDVVVATSEKVDSAIRNGATWIDDLACVVVDEIHLLGAEGRGPTLEVTLSNLRRRTPGVQLVGLSATVANPGEVADWLDAELVESDWRPVDLRTGVYAEGTVAFDDGSDLTVEVPTDTPDDPETAATAELVAEAVDAGGQALSFVRSRNEAEQLAARLAEDDYPGAPEVADALRALDPTDTGERLADCVASGVAFHHAGLRSDHRRLVETAFRDRKLTALAATPTLAAGVNVPARRVVVRDQQRYTGSGMEWLPVLEVHQMCGRAGRPHLDPYGEAVLVADADSRDEVTERYVGADPEAVESKLTGEQALRTHVLSTVASGFADSESEMLELLSATFYAHQTPSADLSGEVKAAIGDLVRMELLHAGDGLSATDIGSQVSRQYLAPESGARIVSGLRTVAGMERVTSLTVLELVCDTPDVHDGYLGNQERAALYQFAREHADEFTKPMGGSDDFEGWLRAVKTARVIDEWLAGEPADRLVERYRIAPGDLESRLERVEWLLGAADALAGVLDIDVPKLTAVRAQVAADGESTDLDSGGANDSGSGESATDEAESATDRDATTGEGDTPAED; encoded by the coding sequence GTGCACGTCCGAGACCTCCCCCTGCCCGATCCCGTCGTCGCGCACTACGAGTCGGCGGGGATCGGCGACCTCTACCCGCCGCAGGCCGAGGCAGTCGACGCCGGCGTCTGCGAGGGGAGAAACGTCGTCACGGCCATCCCGACCGCCAGCGGGAAGACGTTCGTCGCCGAGTTAGCGATGCTGACGGCCGGCGGGCCCGCCCTCTACATCGTCCCACTGCGCGCGCTGGCCCGCGAGAAGTACGAGTCCTTCGCCGAACTGCCGGGTGTCGAGGTCGGCATCTCGACGGGCGACTTCGACTCCGCCGGCGAGGGACTGGCCGACTACGACGTCGTCGTCGCCACCAGCGAGAAGGTCGACTCGGCGATCAGAAACGGCGCGACGTGGATCGACGACCTCGCCTGCGTCGTCGTCGACGAGATCCACCTCCTCGGCGCGGAAGGCAGGGGGCCGACGCTGGAAGTGACACTCTCGAATCTCCGGCGGCGGACACCCGGCGTCCAACTCGTCGGCCTGTCCGCCACCGTCGCCAACCCCGGCGAGGTTGCAGACTGGCTCGACGCCGAACTGGTCGAGTCCGACTGGCGACCGGTCGATCTCAGAACCGGCGTCTACGCCGAGGGGACGGTCGCGTTCGACGACGGGAGCGACCTCACCGTCGAGGTGCCGACCGATACGCCCGACGACCCCGAGACGGCCGCGACCGCCGAACTCGTCGCCGAAGCGGTCGACGCCGGCGGGCAGGCGCTGTCCTTTGTCCGCTCCCGGAACGAGGCCGAACAACTCGCGGCCCGACTCGCCGAGGACGACTACCCCGGCGCACCCGAGGTGGCAGACGCGCTCCGGGCGCTCGACCCGACCGACACCGGCGAGCGACTCGCCGACTGCGTGGCGTCGGGGGTCGCGTTCCACCACGCGGGCCTGCGGAGCGACCACCGCAGGCTGGTCGAGACCGCGTTCCGCGACCGGAAGCTGACGGCGCTGGCGGCGACTCCGACTCTCGCCGCAGGTGTGAACGTCCCCGCTCGCAGGGTCGTCGTCCGCGATCAACAGCGGTACACCGGCTCCGGGATGGAGTGGCTTCCGGTCCTCGAAGTCCACCAGATGTGCGGCCGGGCGGGCAGGCCACATCTCGACCCCTACGGCGAGGCGGTCCTCGTGGCGGACGCCGACTCCCGCGACGAGGTGACGGAGCGGTACGTCGGTGCCGACCCGGAGGCGGTCGAGTCGAAACTGACGGGCGAGCAGGCGCTCCGGACGCACGTCCTCTCGACGGTCGCGTCGGGGTTCGCCGACTCCGAGTCGGAGATGCTGGAACTGCTGTCGGCGACGTTCTACGCCCACCAGACACCCTCTGCCGACCTCTCGGGTGAGGTGAAGGCGGCGATCGGCGACCTCGTTCGGATGGAACTGCTCCACGCCGGCGACGGTCTCTCGGCGACCGACATCGGGTCGCAGGTGTCTCGGCAGTATCTCGCACCGGAGAGCGGGGCACGTATCGTCTCGGGGCTGCGGACCGTCGCCGGGATGGAACGCGTGACGAGTCTGACCGTCCTCGAACTCGTCTGTGACACGCCGGACGTCCACGACGGCTATCTCGGCAACCAGGAACGGGCCGCCCTCTACCAGTTCGCCCGCGAACACGCCGACGAGTTCACGAAACCGATGGGTGGCTCGGACGACTTCGAGGGGTGGCTCCGGGCGGTGAAGACCGCCCGCGTGATCGACGAGTGGCTGGCGGGGGAACCGGCGGACAGACTCGTGGAACGTTACCGGATCGCCCCGGGCGACCTGGAGTCCCGACTGGAGCGTGTCGAGTGGTTGCTGGGCGCGGCGGACGCGCTGGCGGGGGTGCTCGACATCGACGTGCCGAAGCTGACGGCGGTTCGGGCGCAGGTGGCGGCGGACGGCGAGTCGACCGACCTCGATTCGGGCGGGGCGAACGACTCCGGATCGGGCGAGTCGGCGACCGACGAAGCAGAATCGGCTACCGATCGGGACGCGACGACCGGGGAGGGCGACACACCGGCAGAAGACTGA
- a CDS encoding DUF3179 domain-containing protein, with amino-acid sequence MHRRAFLATAGLGGLVGIAGCAGSGPAGSGDTGGSGGGSGTPRQSATATDGSPASVPPPERFRNVELPVPEDELNRGASEDGIPAIVDPVFADDWSAVDDSLSDDSRVIGVVRDGDARAYPLAVLNWHEIVNDSFDLPVLVTYCPLCGSGVVADRRIDGHPAVFGVSGLLWNSDLVMYDSVTDSLWSQLLGTAIRGPATGTELTLLPATMATWGEWRAEYPETRVLLPPPESNTVRGRRQARDYDRDPYAGYDRSARIGIGYNDFSDDRLDPKASVIGVYADGVARAYPREAVWEAGVVNDTVGDLPVVVSASVNGSLVAYDRRVAGETQSFERDPATATGDGTGDRTASAVLRAGDSTWGLLTGEGRAGPLADTRLRRANDRSQLFWFAWADFHPETEIWRP; translated from the coding sequence ATGCATCGGCGCGCCTTCCTCGCCACCGCCGGTCTCGGTGGTCTCGTCGGGATCGCAGGCTGTGCCGGGAGCGGTCCGGCCGGTAGTGGTGACACTGGTGGCTCCGGCGGCGGAAGCGGCACCCCCCGCCAGTCCGCCACCGCGACCGACGGGTCGCCGGCCAGTGTCCCGCCACCGGAGCGGTTCCGGAACGTCGAACTCCCGGTGCCGGAGGACGAACTGAATCGCGGCGCGAGCGAGGACGGCATCCCGGCGATCGTCGATCCGGTGTTCGCCGACGACTGGTCCGCGGTGGACGACTCGCTGTCCGACGACTCCCGCGTCATCGGCGTGGTTCGAGACGGGGACGCCCGTGCCTACCCACTCGCCGTGCTGAACTGGCACGAGATCGTCAACGACTCGTTCGACCTGCCGGTCCTCGTCACCTACTGCCCACTCTGCGGGAGCGGCGTGGTCGCCGACCGCCGCATCGACGGCCACCCGGCGGTCTTCGGCGTCTCGGGCCTGTTGTGGAACTCCGACCTCGTGATGTACGACAGTGTGACCGACAGCCTGTGGAGTCAACTCCTCGGGACCGCGATTCGAGGACCGGCCACCGGCACCGAACTGACGCTCTTGCCGGCGACGATGGCGACCTGGGGCGAGTGGCGCGCCGAGTACCCCGAGACGCGCGTCCTCCTCCCGCCGCCGGAGTCGAACACGGTGCGTGGTCGCCGGCAGGCGAGAGACTACGACCGCGACCCCTACGCCGGCTACGACCGATCGGCCCGCATCGGGATCGGCTACAACGACTTCTCGGACGACCGACTCGATCCGAAGGCGAGCGTGATCGGTGTCTACGCCGACGGCGTGGCACGGGCGTACCCCCGCGAAGCAGTCTGGGAGGCCGGCGTCGTCAACGACACCGTCGGCGACCTGCCGGTCGTCGTCTCCGCGAGCGTGAACGGGAGTCTCGTCGCCTACGACCGGCGGGTGGCTGGTGAGACGCAGAGCTTCGAGCGCGACCCGGCGACAGCCACCGGAGACGGTACCGGCGACCGAACCGCGAGTGCCGTCCTCCGTGCCGGCGACAGCACGTGGGGCCTGCTGACGGGCGAGGGTCGCGCCGGGCCGCTGGCCGACACGAGGCTCCGACGGGCGAACGACCGGTCACAGCTGTTCTGGTTCGCGTGGGCCGACTTCCACCCCGAGACCGAGATCTGGCGGCCGTGA